A single genomic interval of Epinephelus fuscoguttatus linkage group LG22, E.fuscoguttatus.final_Chr_v1 harbors:
- the LOC125882765 gene encoding small lysine-rich protein 1: MPTKIKKSRSQSSRPAKKTGSPKTPKKKSSSAKSTKTEVDILSPAAMENVYYISHNAVDCLEFRGFGWPHSNKKKKKKKGTKRKKKK, translated from the exons ATG CCCACCAAAATCAAGAAATCAAGGTCCCAGAGTTCTCGGCCCGCCAAGAAGACTGGGAGTCCAAAAACACCCAAAAAGAAGTCCTCTAGTGCCAAATCCACCAAGACAGAGGTGGACATCCTCAGCCCAGCAGCCATGGAGAATGTCtactacatttcccacaatgcagtgGACTGTCTGGAGTTCAGAGGCTTTGGGTGGCCACATtcaaacaagaagaagaaaaagaagaaggggACAAAACGGAAGAAGAAAAAGTAA
- the stmp1 gene encoding short transmembrane mitochondrial protein 1, with translation MLQFLAGFTLGNVVGMYLAQNYDVPNIAKKLEDFKKDVEAKKKPPE, from the exons ATGCTACAGTTTCTG GCTGGCTTTACCTTGGGGAATGTTGTCGGGATGTACCTGGCTCAAAACTATGAT GTTCCCAACATAGCCAAAAAACTTGAAGACTTTAAGAAAGATGTTGAAGCGAAGAAGAAGCCCCCAGAGTGA
- the dhx57 gene encoding putative ATP-dependent RNA helicase DHX57, producing the protein MNARRRGGKPNRGGGKFNKPRGGGGGGGGGGGGSRKGGAGCWDDGDDFSLDFGPSRPSRPGKGRGSSGGSHGGRDGGRGRGGRDHDRDGRGSGKSSGKALPRSLARTRPSPKTGDGIKPEMSSMPLQRIFMTNENQEQLKELLRNLQSQDFDEPYDESGSDYSGGEEDEVEVDELDHREDGQFWATNDEPVERAESPAYETESDDERPTPEPIISLFAIGKLCRYGFDRERGKQALESGGGEFGATLEQLLQQVFSERYGQKALSPDGLEGVPMDECLSQRQEESLALCAIYGERFSERIANAVWTVTLDLSFLSDNAAKNGRQGGSRGGGGAVNTRDVCRFYLRGQGCRFGDKCKFKHQLVSTGRSGASSPDPNSPSQPGFSSSSPPEYELEIRFPKGNRYPFQAPIVAFSTTDESVGAAGRLSVTERLYGEALAAASSNEPVVYTLITLCEDETTMKGLLAVTHHKYSTPPPVVAPPPPSFAVAKSKNLRSNASEENRSSNSKRTAPPTNQRPADLKEAEEAESPDERDEDDEDEAVPVESESYVSLRKRMVNKHNPKIDNLLKENGKLCREFKKKPSSGRFRSMLEQRRKLPAWQEKENILELLGQCQVLVVSGMTGCGKTTQIPQFILDSSLDGPAEQVVNIICTQPRRISAISVAQRVAQERAESLGHSVGYQIRLESVRSSSTRLLYCTTGVLLRRLEGEADLKGVTHVIVDEVHERTEESDFLLLVLKDLIMQRPDLKVILMSATLNANLFSEYYYNCPTVHIPGRTFPVDQYFLEDAIAKTHYVIEDGSPYMRSGKQNQSSTSGRGSKGDPRDMVDDLGDDVWNFMSFCKKDFVKDSIPDQQLSLQDLTIRYKDAKKSVVKTMAAMDLDKINMDLVENLLEWIVDGKHDYPPGAVLVFMPGLAEIKMLYEQLRSNRMFNNRGAKRCEVYPLHSTLSNEEQQAVFSRPPEGVTKIIISTNIAETSVTIDDVVYVIDSGKMKEKRYDATKSMESLEDSWVSRANALQRKGRAGRVASGVCFHLFTSHCFQHQLAEQQLPEIQRVPLEQLCLRIKILDVFAERTLESVFSRLIEPPAMGSLDAAKQRLQDLGALTADEKLTPLGYHLACLPVDVRIGKLMLFGAIFRCLDPALTIAASLAFKSPFVSPWDHREEANEKKLAFAVASSDHLALLQAYKGWCCAAKNGNQAGYLYCRENFLSWRGLQEIASLKRQFAELLSDIGFIKEGLRARVIERMCSKGTDGVLEATGPKANLNSDNIKLMSAMLCAALYPNVVQVRAPQGNYKMTSKGAMKMQPKANELRFMTKNDGCVHVHPSSVNYTVRHYNSPYLVYHEKVKTSRVFIRDCSMVSVYPLVLFGGGQVNVELHKGEFVISLDDGWIRFAAASHQVAELVKELRWELDQLLEDKIRNPSMDLCSCPRGSRIIHMIVHLISTQ; encoded by the exons ATGAATGCAAGGAGAAGAGGTGGGAAGCcaaacagaggaggggggaaaTTTAACAAGCcgagaggaggtggtggaggaggaggcggaggtggaggtggaagtAGGAAAGGAGGAGCCGGTTGCTGGGATGACGGTGATGATTTCTCCCTTGATTTTGGACCCTCTCGTCCCAGCAG ACCTGGCAAAGGACGGggcagcagcggcggcagccACGGTGGCAGGGATGGAGGTCGAGGACGGGGAGGTAGAGATCATGACAGGGATGGCAGAGGCAGTGGTAAGAGCAGTGGCAAAGCTCTCCCAAGGTCCCTGGCAAGGACAAGACCAAGCCCAAAGACAGGTGACGGCATCAAGCCGGAGATGAGCAGCATGCCCTTGCAGAGGATCTTCATGACTAATGAGAACCAAGAACAACTCAAGGAGCTGCTGCGGAATCTGCAGTCCCAGGACTTTGATGAGCCATATGA TGAATCTGGTTCAGACTATTCTGGGGGAGAAGAGGATGAGGTGGAAGTTGATGAGTTGGACCACCGCGAGGATGGCCAGTTTTGGGCCACTAATGACGAGCCTGTGGAGAGGGCAGAGAGCCCGGCGTATGAGACAGAGTCTGATGATGAACGGCCCACCCCTGAACCTATCATCTCCTTATTTGCCATAGGAAAACTCTGCAG GTATGGGTTTGACAGGGAGCGTGGCAAACAGGCATTGGAGTCTGGTGGAGGGGAATTCGGGGCCACTTTGGAACAGCTCCTCCAGCAGGTTTTCAGTGAGCGCTACGGCCAGAAAGCACTTTCTCCTGACGGCCTTGAGGGGGTGCCTATGGATGAGTGTCTGAGCCAGAGGCAGGAGGAATCTCTAGCTCTATGTGCCATTTACGGGGAGCGCTTCAGTGAGCGCATTGCCAACGCTGTCTGGACAGTTACCCTCGACCTCTCATTTCTCTCAGACAATGCTGCAAAGAATGGCAGGCAAGGCGGGAGTCGTGGGGGCGGAGGTGCTGTTAACACCCGTGATGTCTGCCGATTCTACTTGAGAGGGCAGGGCTGCCGGTTTGGGGACAAATGCAAATTTAAGCACCAGCTCGTCAGTACAGGGAGATCTGGGGCCAGTTCCCCAGACCCGAACAGCCCTAGCCAGCCTGGCTTCAGCAGCTCTTCTCCTCCTGAGTATGAACTAGAGATCCGTTTCCCCAAAGGAAACCGTTACCCGTTTCAGGCACCAATAGTTGCCTTCAGCACCACCGATGAGTCTGTCGGAGCCGCAGGGAGGCTCAGCGTGACTGAGAGATTGTATGGAGAAGCATTGGCTGCTGCGTCGAGCAACGAGCCTGTTGTTTACACTCTGATCACCTTATGTGAGGATGAAACTACCATGAAGGGACTGCTGGCTGTCACTCATCACAAATACAGCACGCCCCCGCCTGTTGTGgcacctcctccaccctcttttgctgtggcaaAGAGTAAGAATTTGAGGAGCAATGCCTCTGAGGAAAACAGGAGTAGTAACAGCAAAAGGACCGCTCCACCTACCAACCAGAGACCTGCAGATT TGAAAGAGGCAGAAGAGGCAGAGTCTCCAGATGAAAGGGACGAAGACGACGAGGACGAGGCTGTTCCAGTCGAGAGTGAGAGTTACGTCAGTCTGAGGAAGAGGATGGTGAATAAGCACAACCCGAAGATAGACAACCTGCTGAAAGAAAATGGCAAGCTGTGCAGAGAGTTTAAGAAGAAACCG TCTTCCGGGCGGTTCAGGTCCATGttggagcagaggaggaaactGCCAGCTtggcaagaaaaagaaaacatcctcGAACTGCTAGGCCAGTGTCAGGTGCTGGTTGTCAGCGGGATGACTGG GTGTGGTAAGACCACTCAGATCCCTCAGTTCATTTTGGATTCCTCATTAGACGGTCCAGCGGAGCAGGTGGTCAACATCATCTGTACTCAGCCACGCCGCATCTCTGCCATCTCTGTGGCCCAGAGAGTGGCACAGGAGCGTGCAGAGAGTCTGGGACACTCAGTGGGCTATCAGATCCGTCTGGAGAGTGTTAGG TCGTCTTCCACCAGACTGCTGTACTGCACCACGGGCGTGTTGCTCAGGAGACTGGAGGGCGAAGCAGACCTGAAAGGCGTCACACATGTTATTGTGGATGAGGTGCACGAGCGAACGGAGGAGAG TGACTTCTTGCTGTTGGTGTTAAAAGACCTAATAATGCAGAGACCGGACCTGAAGGTCATTCTGATGAGTGCCACCCTTAATGCCAACCTCTTCTCTGAGTATTATTACAACTGCCCCACTGTCCACATACCAG gCCGCACTTTTCCCGTCGACCAGTATTTCCTTGAAGATGCCATCGCTAAAACCCA CTACGTCATTGAGGATGGCAGCCCCTACATGCGCTCAGGGAAACAGAATCAGTCTTCCACAAGTGGACGAGGGAGCAAAGGAGACCCGAGGGACATGGTGGACGACTTGGGCGACGACGTGTGGAACTTCATGTCTTTCTGTAAGAAGGACTTTGTCAAAGACTCCATTCCAGACCAGCAGCTCAGCCTGCAGGATCTCACCATCAGATACAAAG ATGCTAAGAAGTCTGTGGTGAAGACCATGGCTGCCATGGATCTGGACAAGATCAACATGGACCTGGTGGAGAACCTGCTGGAGTGGATTGTGGATGGAAAACATGACTACCCTCCAG GTGCAGTGCTTGTGTTTATGCCAGGCCTGGCTGAGATCAAGATGCTGTATGAGCAGCTCAGGTCCAACAGAATGTTCAACAACAGAGGCGCAAAAAG ATGTGAGGTGTACCCACTCCACTCAACCTTGTCCAATGAGGAGCAGCAGGCAGTTTTCAGCCGGCCCCCAGAGGGTGTCACAAAGATTATCATCTCCACCAACATCGCAGAGACCTCTGTAACCATCGACGATGTGGTATATGTCATTGACTCTGGCAAAATGAAGGAGAAAAG GTATGATGCGACTAAAAGCATGGAGAGCCTGGAGGACTCGTGGGTTTCTCGTGCCAACGCTCTGCAGAGGAAGGGTCGAGCAGGTCGGGTGGCCTCGGGGGTCTGCTTCCACCTCTTCACCAGCCACTGCTTCCAACACCAGCTGGCTGAGCAACAGCTGCCTGAGATCCAGAGAGTGCCTCTGGAGCAGCTCTGCCTCCG AATCAAAATCCTGGATGTGTTTGCCGAGCGGACGCTGGAGTCTGTCTTCTCCCGGCTCATCGAGCCCCCGGCTATGGGAAGCTTGGACGCAGCCAAGCAGCGCCTACAGGACCTCGGAGCTCTGACTGCAGATGAGAAACTGACCCCGCTGGGCTACCACCTGGCCTGCCTGCCCGTTGACGTGCGCATTGGGAAACTCATGCTGTTCGGGGCCATCTTTCGCTGCCTCGACCCAGCGCTCACCATCGCGGCCAGTCTGGCCTTCAAATCACCATTT GTGTCTCCCTGGGATCACCGGGAAGAAGCCAATGAGAAGAAACTGGCCTTTGCCGTTGCCAGTAGCGACCATCTAGCTTTGTTACAAGCATACAAG GGATGGTGCTGTGCTGCAAAGAATGGCAACCAGGCCGGCTACCTTTACTGCAGGGAGAACTTTCTGTCTTGGCGAGGCTTGCAG GAGATCGCCAGTCTCAAAAGACAGTTTGCTGAGCTGCTCTCTGACATTGGCTTCATCAAGGAGGGACTGAGAGCCAGGGTTATAGAGCGCATGTGCTCTAAAGGCACAGATGGTGTTCTGGAGGCGACCGGCCccaag GCTAACTTGAACTCAGACAACATAAAGCTGATGTCCGCCATGCTTTGTGCTGCCCTCTATCCCAACGTGGTCCag GTCCGAGCTCCTCAGGGGAATTACAAGATGACCAGCAAAGGAGCGATGAAGATGCAGCCCAAAGCCAACGAGCTCCGCTTCATGACCAAGAACGATGGCTGCGTCCACGTGCACCCGTCGTCTGTCAACTACACT GTTCGCCACTACAACAGCCCCTACCTGGTTTACCACGAGAAGGTGAAGACGAGCCGCGTCTTCATCAGGGACTGCAGCATGGTGTCTGTCTACCCGCTGGTGCTGTTCGGAGGCGGACAGGTCAACGTGGAGCTGCACAAGGGAGAGTTTGTTATCTCGCTGGATGACGGATGGATCCGATTTGCTGCCGCTTCTCATCAG gtggctgagctggtgaAGGAGCTGCGCTGGGAGCTGGACCAGCTGCTGGAGGACAAAATCAGGAACCCAAGCATGGACCTGTGCAGCTGCCCCCGCGGCTCCCGCATCATCCACATGATAGTTCACCTCATCTCGACACAGTAG
- the morn2 gene encoding MORN repeat-containing protein 2 has translation MSDKKESDSLKTQGVGPIKASYIFLNGDRYEGECSMSASGVMMRSGSGKHTSAGGIIYTGEWHEDKMHGRGTLQHPSGALYEGEFKDNMYHGTGTYTFPDGSTYKGHFHMNRLEGDGAFTDTQGLVWTGEFHGKAALGLKMQHNI, from the exons ATGTCTG ACAAGAAGGAAAGTGATTCTTTAAAAACTCAAG GGGTAGGACCTATAAAGGCATCCTACATTTTCCTAAATGGGGACAGATATG AGGGGGAGTGCAGCATGTCTGCATCAGGGGTGATGATGAGGAGTGGCAGTGGTAAACACACCTCAGCAGGTGGAATCATTTACACTGGAGAATGGCATGAAGACAAA ATGCACGGCAGAGGGACCCTGCAGCACCCCTCTGGAGCACTCTATGAAGGAGAGTTCAAAGACAACATGTACCATGGCACAGGGACATATACTTTCCCAGACGGCTCTACTTACAAAGGTCATTTTCACATGAACAG GTTGGAGGGAGACGGGGCGTTCACTGACACACAGGGACTAGTTTGGACAGGGGAGTTCCACGGCAAAGCAGCGCTGGGCCTGAAAATGCAGCACAACATTTGA